The DNA sequence GAAATCGGTTCGGCCAAGAATCGCATGTCCATCTATGAGAAGCCATCTGAACACCGATATATCCTCAAGCGTAATCGTACATTCACATTcaggcatatggaaggtgtgagtCTCGGGTCTCTACCGCTCGACCAACacagtaatcaaatgccaatctaactgaaaatagcccatcatataaactccataaaatcccgaagcttgaagaTACGGGAGTATGCGTGGATCAAGTTCATCCATGTGCAACATGGATCGCCGACATCTAAATAGTGCATTTTGATCCGTCcgtgaaatgtgatatgaactgttagtagcaattttgatattagtGTTACGAATGCCGGATGAActactaaatttctcaattatctGAGCGTTTCATACGGTCTCTAATTTATGTCGGGCCTGtcgtgtaagtagtgaatcatcccgaggtCCCGACTGAATATGAGTCatttgtgccatatctacaattgtgatattatctccatcattagattgacatatctaatgtacatatggaatagaagcaatgaataaatatcgtgtaactgtgatattataacatcacaataaattaatatataaaagagTACACATTATTCAGTATAGGTAATttacataatttaaaaaaattagtgtaggtaatttacataattcactGAAGTTTATCGATGTATGATCCATTACGTAATTAcgaaatgaaatgcacatgcggaCGCCTAAACAAACCCGAATACAACGAAGCAAGATGATCCAGGatatcataaaaacaaacatcacataaatgaaaatcaaattacACAACGAGTTCAAGGAAAAGGGATACAGCAGTACGAGGTTCGAAGCTTACAACAAAATACTACCAAAAGGAATCCCACAGACGAGTCCAAAATACCCATAATCCTACGAGGGCATGAAAATGTAGATAATATAGTTACATCTAGAGGTCGGGCCCACTATCGTCGGATAAGTCCACAGCAGCTACCGGATCGTAGTCCACAAAAGCGTCTCACTCTTCAGCCTCCTCGGGGTCGGACTCGGCGTTCGGTAGGGCCTCTGACTCGTCATCCATCTCGGGCTCGGACTCGGAAGGTTCTCCGGGCGCGACGTCCGCATCGGAGGGCTCGACGATCCGATCATCTGCCGGGGGTTTGGGGGACTCCGATTGCTCGCTTTCGGGCTTGGGCGCAGGGTCGAACACTTCACCGTCCGCGGGAATTGTATTAAACCAGCTCGGAATAATACCATTAGGTATCTCAAAAGTCCTAAGCGGTCCATGTTCTGCTTCTCCCTTTCTATagaaccaagcttcaaaggtatGTGGTTTCCGATAATCGTCCCCTTCATCGACCCGGACTATGATTCCCTTCCTAATATAGACCCTATCCTCGCCTACCGGGTACTCGGTGACCATCGTATCAATGTCCATCGGTATCCCAAAACGCTTTGGCGGTATAGCTAGATGTTAGGGTCTGGAAAAGGTCgtaccacaacggggtgagatttcaTCTCAATAAGTCTACCCTAAATATTTAGTAGGCCAATACTACTTCTGAACAATTCTAAAATGCGTAATATATAGCCATTAGTAACCAAACGACGAtatatcaacaacaattcaagaattaatATACAAGTGGAACTAGACTTCGTACTAtatcatttcaagcaacataGATTCACAAgtctataatataaaatgttaggaTAGTCACGGAGATTCTCAACTCGATGGTCGAGCCCGTATATTAACACCTCAACCAATCATCGAATATTATTTCGCACATAGAAGATCAAGTATTAAATGCATCAATAAGTGAAGTCGTCCTATCCACGACTACAttctataaccgaacataaCTCATCCCAATTTACTCAGCCTTTTATCAAGAGTTACGgttgaaattcagaatgtcacacgaCCTGTGTGCACAAGGTCAAGCATCAATAGACACGATGATGGTCGTCAAGCATCAATAGACACGGGCTACGCGAGCTAAAGGCTTGCCTGAGGCCATTATCTGTTGGTTGcgatgaaggaagaaggaaagagaacaaaaaattacaaaaattatagaaaattcaaatttattttttcaaaaaaaattagaaattgttTACATTAGCGCCACCCTATATCACGTAAGATGGCTAGTGTCCACGTCATCCATTTCCGGCTAAACGACGAAGCAAAAAGTCAAATTATGCTTTCATTATCAAACgatggaaaattttccaattcattttcaaatctcagtcaaacatcgaaaaatgattttttgaaaagtattttaaaaaaatatcgcatttttcgcaaaacaaacggattGTTACTATACAAATCTTTGTAGAAAGGAgaataaacaaagaaatcatttgacttccttttcttcttccgttAGGAATtcacaattaattttttctttctttggttgggtatattaatttcgAAATGATAGGATacatgacttaagtatatatatttttgataaatttacattttgatcattaatttattaaaaatatttaaaattgaccctATGTGTCCAAATAGCGTGTTGAAATATTGGACTCGCGTGTCGTTGATTTGTTTGGAGTATTGACCAAGTTTTGATCGCATGTTGGAGAGTGTCGAAGTGTCGGACTCAGTATGAGAGCACCCAAAGAATGTAGGTGCTTCATAGTGAGCATCATCCTTGttgaatataaaaattttacttctaaccacttatacacacacatatatatactgGAATGCGGAGTGATTTTCGGAAAATTGCTTTGACTTGATCATAATAACATCTCATAAGTCTAACGGAATAAGTAAGACTACTTCTGACCCATCAGTCATTGTTTGCTCTCTAAATCGCGTGGAGTGAATTAATTGGACCTGTTATTGAGTATCAGTTGACATAAGTTATCATACAGCCGGAACTTGTCGACATCAAATTCGGGTGAGTTTAATTTAACTTATTCTTTGTATGTGATGGTTAATGCAAATCCCCAGTTTCCATTTCAATCGTGGGTTGGCCCGGGCCGGACTGATGTTGATAGGTATTGCTACAAAAGTTAAAGGACAAATAATAAATTGGTGGATGAACCCCTCCGTTTATCAATCGATAAACACGTGTAAAATTTAGCATTTATATATAAGCCTGATACTGAAAAAATATAAGATTAAAttgtttaaattaaaaaatttaacattgAATTGGCCGTCGTAAAATGATTTTATAAATTTCTATACAATTATTATCTTATCTGAAAGGATGATAATCATAATTACTATATACGTCCACTTTTAAGTTTTAACAATAAAGATCAACTACGCATATTGTTAACTTTCTAATTCACAAGCATATTTATCGATTCACTAACCAATTTAAAGAGTTTCTATCAATCATTCAATCTTTATATGTTTATCTATTGAATTGTATCACTGGGGACGATGTAGTTATCGCAAATAAAGCCTTCAAGTTAAACCAGCCATGCAAGCCAGAGATGAAGCTAAAAACATAATTCTTAGCACAAATCTTTTATATCCTTGCCAGTATTTTATGGCTCTGCGCCTCATGGAGAACTTCTACCTTAAAGGCCAGCCAAATAAGATATTTGCCATTTATATTTGAATGTCATTTTCATATGATAAACAAATATGAAATATATCTTCTTGTACATAAAAATGAGAACTTGCACTCgaaattgaaatttcttttccctaaattataaatctgaccaaaaaaatttatgacttatATTACTTTAAATAGAAATTGTACATAATGGTGATAAAATTTTAGGACAATTGGATGCTCGACTCATTCACAAATTTTAACTATCGATTCCCTAAACAAAATCTATTCAACAACAATGGTCTTAGGGCGAACGAAGCAGAATATACTGATAGGTTACCAAGAAGCCATAAAAGGGAATACGAAGATAAACCTTCATATGGAAAGGCAAAAGAAGACAAGGaaatagaaagagagaagagaatatGGGAGGTAGAAAGAGCGGAAGGAAGTAGGACGTGATCAAAGCTTGGAGGAaggggaggaggaagaggagagagccTCAACCTCATTGGCAGCATCATCCACCATGCAAGAGGCGGCGGCTGGGGAGAGGATGGGGAAGATGTCCACCAAAAGCTGCTTCAGTCGATGCAGCGGCTCCAAGGCACAAACCCTCTCCACCGCCTCCGGTGAGACAGAGACAACCTCCGTCGCCCTCAGCTTCTCCAAGACCCTCTCCTTTATCTTGTCATCCTtactcttcttctttgtcttctcaTCTCCCGCCGCCACTTTGATGGCATATTCCACGGCGTACAACTCTCCTTTGTTGCAGTTGGCAAATACTTCCGGACCCTTATTTATCATACCGAGCACGCCGACGTGagcttagaaaaattgaaatataaacCAACAACATATGATCCCTGCACATGGAATGCGGGGGTTCAGGGGCAGCGCCCTCGAAACGGGAGTCTCGCTGCACGGGTCGGTGAGCGGGGTTCTGCTCATATGAGAGATCATTATAACGAGTTGTGCGGCGgtaaacctaaatcatagtAAAATCTTTTTGCATGACGTAGCCCTATTTTGGGGTAAACCTGGATAAACCGtgtttcatctatttttttttattatcggtgTGATTATTCTGTTTCGGATTAGGATACAACCCGTCATTCTTGTCCCTTCTGACCATCCACCTCATCCTCCCTGCTTCTCCCTGCTGTCCCTCGTGTCATTCTATCTCGAGTCTGCGAAAAACCAAACTAACCAAGTCATCCTCGGATGGCGTTTTGATATACACAATACGTGTTCCCTTGCGGTGACATGCTAGTGTTGGCACCTAAATTTtagtttcttatttttatttttatttttacaaattgtaaaaaattaggaactaaCCTTAGTCCTACCAAAAATAGTTAAATTattgcattacattttgcattcgAGTTAGAGCAACGGCAGACGAGTCTAAATAGGTGGTTAACCGAATGAAGCCCAAAAGCCTACAATTTTTTCTATCAGACGTGGGTGTTCtaagaaggaattgattttctaaagaAATTCGTTATTATCTTAAGATTCCTGATTGGCTCAAATCTCCACGATTTTCATATATAATCCTTTTCAAATAGGAAACCGTGGGCTGTTAGAAGCAAGTAGGACCAGATCTTGTGGTGAGACAGGAAAGAATGGCGAAaatagggaagaaaagaaatcaattgaGGAAGATTTGAACGGGATTGAAGCTAAATGATAATCTTGGCACGTCAAAGGCATGTATTCGAAAATCAAGATCGGACATGAGCGGAGATTGCTCAGTCCATAATTTCGGACACCAATTAGCCTCAagcagatgaaaaaaaaaaaaagtcaatcatTCAAGAAAAAATCCCGCGAATTTCTTTCGTCATAGAAAATCTTTTCgatgaaaaggaaagagatatGCAAGGGAATCAACTCTTTCAATGAGTGGGTCCCCAGCTTGGCACATAAGAGGAGTCTTTGATTCACGTTCAAGGGGAGGGGGGAATTGATAATTGGAGAGCGCATATAGTGAGAGaatagagaagagagagaaaggatgtTCACAGGGAGCATTTTCATAACACACTTTGAAAGATACACGAGCGCGAACGAGAAATCTCAGTCGAGCTCTCACAGTCGATACTTCGAACACCACTGTTGCATCCTACCCCCTCGACGGTCCACGATCAATTCGCTTGCCGCGACTCATCGCGACTCCTCGACCCCTGTTCTGTTCTACGTCGGTGACGAAATCTTTGTTCTCAGATTCGACAACAGCAACCGGCATTTACTTGGCAGCGAGCAACCACCACCACGACGGCGGCGCAGGTTCCAGAGTTTCGCTAAACTTGCACCGAGTTCACTCATTCAGCGGCAATTTCCTCTATCATTTTGCAGCGACTTCCCAACGCTGGCACCTGCTCGAAGACGACTAGACTGATCTCCCTTAGCCATTACTCACGTTGTTGATTTCCTGTGGAATTTTACACCTTTCCGCAGTTTGGAGAATTCTCCATTTTGCAAATTTCCTCGGCGTTCTAGATTCCCTTTTGTTGAGccatcacacaaaaaaaaaaaaaaaaaactgctggTTATTCCCTTTACTGTCCACCACCGTGACCAAGAGTATCGTTGGTGGGAGTCTAGATCATCAACAATTGTTGTCTGTTAGTCCAAATCGGAAATTAAATTTTCCGAATCAGGTGATTAtttgatcttattttaaattccattttattttcctgatTCGAACTAATCTGATCTTATGTGATTTTAGGCATTATCCAAGTAGGAGTTACAGcataaatcaaattttaattattaactTGAGCCGCAAGACGATGAGTCATTTTTCTGATCTTATGTGATTTTATGACGCGAGACaacggataattttttttctaattataattgaatttgtCGTGGTCATATATTTAGCTAAGATTATGGCGTTCGTTAGTTTATGTCGCAAgatgactaattatttttgatTTCGTAACCTGGTGTCTGAACTCTAGGTTTATGTTTTGCTGTAGATCATATTGGTTTTGATTCTCGGAGAATTGGAGGCCACGTAGACATTGACACTCCACGGCACAAAGAGCTGAcaaagcgctctctctctctctcttgattttgatttctctcttcttgagctttctgttttttttttttaaattcatttgtTGTTTTCGTTTTATGTGTTGTTAAATTATCGATGtgtttccttaccaaaaaattattcattgtgTAACagcacgaacttttttttgtttgtgtgtgttaggGGCTAAGTTAAGAAGAAACAACCAAAGATTGcctgcaaaatttaaaaaaaaatgaaagagaaaggtATCGAAAGGGTATTTTGTTAagctagcgtaaccaaatccccgaacttgtaatctccggttcgtaggaataaagcATTTATTTAAGTGTTTAGTTGACCCACACTAAAcagattagtggtgactccaaataaaaaaatcttttgcatgaaatgattGAACGTTGTGAATTGGTATGGACATGGAAGAGTCCGAGCAAGGTTTAACAACTttgtaatccattagcctaaaaagctaattttttaggtcgcgacagctagCAGCTGCCAGATTCCTCCTGAATAGCCCACGTACGCAAAAGGTGTTCAGTGTAGTTGCGGTTCTCCGACACGTACGTACGAGCAATTGAGCATCAGACGAGATGGGGGTGAGGGTGAGGTTTTATATGTAGAGGAAGATTCCAGCCAAACAAGAGGTCTTTCTTGCGCGGTTTTAACTTGTTCTGGATTTGATTTACCGGTTGGGATCTGTTAATATTATATTTGTTGCGGAAGAACACCAAATATGCATAATTTCAGACATAAATAGTAAAAGatgaaagcaaaataaaaaatgcatgaGATACAAGATTTGCCTGAAAATCCAAGATGGGAGAAAAACCACAGAGGGGGGGTTTCACTGTCTTCAACAACGAGTACATGAGTACGATCCAAACATCTaaagatctaacaagaagattaaaagaacaaagaaaggaGTGAATGTGGAGGCTAACATCATAGTATGTTATTGTTTCATTGGAATTTCTCCATGGTAAAATAACCTTCATCGAAATTCGTTGTttcggcttttaaatgtgataaagggtCCTCTGAAGATCCTAGACATGAGAGATACAGATAATCAGAAAACCAACACGTGAGGTTTGCAAAGATTCCGATagaattacacaaatattattttaaccagagtttgactcgatggagAGACTCTGTAAGTACAACTCAAAACAATTGATatagataaaaatgaaagaaaatacacAAACGTAGATCAAaccagagtttgactcaatgggGTGGCTTGGTGagcacaatttctctcaaaagaTAACGGACTAACGCACTCGAAACTATGCCCGAGTTTTACTCTACGATAAAGCCTTGAATACGCTTCGATCACACACCaaagtttgactcgatggtgTACTATCTAGGATAAAGACAAAcgccggagtttgactcgacgataAGAATTTGAAAGTTATAGCTAAGAAAAGTAAAGTACGATACGATAAGTgaagataaaataaatttgttgatttgtttcGGGGGTTCCTCTGAGGACGTAGGATGGTATTTATAGTGGTGTAGTATGTGACTGTGCTTTATCGATTGTGACTTTTAGCGCCCTGATAGCAACCACGTCTACCTTCTCCCGTGATTCCTTTTGACTAAGTCTTCGAGCAGTTATTTAGCTTCAAATAATTATCTCTACCTTTACTTTAGTTTATCCTTTTTACTCGCACCAGTTGAGCCCACATTATCCACTTATCAGAACTTGTGGATGACAATCCTAGTAATTGTCAATAGTTGTATCGATCAAGGAgatatttttgtcttctttggCACTCCTCATGAATTTTTGAATCTTTGGCGGGATTACCTTTCATGGCACCCATGTCAATAGCTCAAATTTGTTTTATCTGTCCTTGATATGCTCTACAATGCGGCTTTCTCCTTGCTACTTGGACAAGTGATGTTTCCCTTTGATGGTGTCAATAGCTTGTTTAGTGTTTCTCATCAATCGACACTTATTTGCATTCTCACGTGTTCTGCACATGCCTTCTTCATATTCTATTGAAATGCCTGCTCCTCACGTGTTTATCATGTGTGTTGATTCTCTAAGTGTTTTGCATGGGTGTTGACTTTTCACGTGCGAGGCACATGTTTTTATGGGCGGATTATTTTGAGTGCCAATAGTTATACAACATATCATTTATGCATCATATCCCTTACATAACccccttccaaaaaaaaaaaaaactaagtgcATGGTCCAAAATGTGCTTGTCACCAATTTGAAAGTGAAAACTCgaaaatttgaaagtcaaaactcGAAAACCTCTACCTTGACTTCAAATCTCTAGGAGAGCATTATGCCAAACGTCACAAGACCTCTTGTCTTTACCACCTTGAGTAACCACACAAGGCCAGCCACCAAACAACAGAATCAACAATGCACATCCCTAAGACTACATGAGCATACTCGGTCTAGGAAACAGGGATAAAACATCATTAACTCTGCCTTAGCAACTCGGATGGTGAATACACTAACCAAATCCAAACAATGCTTGAAGTTGGTCTAAAGAACTAGTTTAGTCCACATATCTGCCAAATTATCCATTGTAGGTACTTTCTTCAGCATTATCGTAGCTGTGGCAACCTCATCATTCATCAAGTGATATCGAGAGTCGATATGTTTCGTTCTCTCGTGATACTTCACTTCTTGGTTAACTGAATTGTGCTTTggttatcacaaaaaataatagagGTTATCTCATACTTCACCCCAAGTTAAGTAGTCAAATGCTTCAACTAAAAAGCTTCCTTTGCTGCTTCCATCGCTGCCATGTACTGCGCTTCGGTGGTAGACGAGACAGCCTTGTCCCCCAAGATGGCTCTCAAAACTAACTACGGAATCACCAAGCATGAGAACATAGTCCGTCAAAGATCTCCTTGCATTGAGATTGATTGTATGGTCAAAATCAATGAAGACAATGACCAAATGTCTAATATAACAACCTTTGTCAAAGACCAAACTCACATTAGAGCTATCGTGGATGTATCGAAGAATCCATTTCATGGCTTGTCGGTGAGGCGTACTCGGATGGTGCCATATACCTACTCGTAACACTAATCGCTTAGGTATGTTTGGAGAAGTGCAAACCCCAACATACATAAGACTACCCGGATCACTAGAATGTGGAACTCAAGACATCTCATCTTCCTCTTTCTTGGTTTTAGGCGACAAAGAAGGCGAAGTCTAAAGCAAgactgttgacactcgatttttaatttttcttttattttgaaaaattatttagaaataGCTAaagttttataaaattttccaaatcaactttggaagccttggcctaaccttaggaaccaattttgaacaaaaatttttttcgtaatttgtaatattttttcgaatttatttaattttaaaatacccaaaaaattagaaaaataccattcatggtcagaaaaatacacaaaaatagttgatatttttattttaattctctcttCAATTTGGTCACTTTAAATCTCAAAAATCCAACTTGGGTCACTATGTTCCTTTATAAACATGAACCCGTGTCGAGTCTAAAAATTCCTTtccgagtcttttaattttcaacctTCACTTTTAATAAGCTATGACGCTGGTATCTAAAGCCCTGAAGTGCAATTAGGTCAATttgccctccaatttgatcaattttaacttaaagggcttaattgcgcttttttcttgcaatttagtcatcGGTTTCGCAAatcttgaaattaaatttttcctaGGGCTACccatgaaaataaaaaccctCTTCCCTATATATTTCATCATGCCAAACCCGTTGGTGGCCTCAATTTGGTTTGATTCGACCATTTGAGTTTTGAActaatcaaaaatcattttcgggtaAAACAtacaatttggggtttttataaaaaaattccaaccatgaaaacatgaaaacacccattttgcatagaaaatatGTTGGGGAATCCAAATTATACTCCAATTTTTATaagaattggtcaaattaaggCCCGATTTGGCGAAATTCGCGAAATCGGATCTGCCGGGTTAGACCCGACCTGACCCAGCCGATCCATGTCTGCACATACAGACCCCTGATGGCTCTTTACGCACGTTTCTATCCTCTTCTGCCTGCGATGTCGCCCGAATCTCTTCCTTGTCACCTTGCACACCTAGCGGACGTACGAGAGGGCAGCTGGCATCTTGGTATCCGAGAAAAGGACGCCGGTTAGAAGGAATGTCCGCTGGCAAAGAGAGGGGGAGCAGGCGGCCggggaggaaagatgagggctcgctcaaaaaaaaaaaggggagagaggaTCATTGCAGGGAGAATCTGGATTCACTCACAGAGAGCACTGAGAGAACAACACAGAGAAGAAGGGAGTGAGCAGAGAAAGAGCAATTGCCGGAGCTTCGgtgctacaaaaaaaaaaaaaaacaaacaaaaacagaGCCATAGAGGCCCGAGAGAGAGTGGGCTGCGAGGGAGGAAGCTTGGAGCAAAACCAACGCTCGAGCAAGCATTCTTGAGATCGTAAAAGTCCGATACATTGCTCTCGGAGCCTTAGCCGTCGTCCACTCCGTAAAACCAGGTAGGTATACCCTTCGATTTTACGTCCCCTGTTTTGTTGCATTGCCGGACTATAGGGAGTTTGATTCCGTTTGATTTTTCTGTCATACGAAGCCAAACCAAATGCATGTCAGTCCTGTTTTCACCTCCCTTAAGCATGTGCAAGGGTCTGTTGGCCTCGGTCTCTCTCGCAAGGTTCTTATTTCCAGGTCGAACATCATTTTTAGTTTGCACATCAACTGTTCGGTGAAATGCCACTTATATTGTTCGTGAGTTTTAACCCTCGGTCACGCTATCCCCGAACCAGTTTTTGCTTCATCTTACCTTCAATCCATCCTAGAGTCGACTCTAAGTACCCTATGATGTTTGTTTTGCATCGAACCCAACTCGAAATCATGGTCGGAGCTCTCATGGTGCTCGGTCCTAGCCGAGGATTCATGCCAGCACACCTAGTAGTTGTCGAGCTCCAACGGGGCTCAGTTAAGCTTTCTCAGATCCCTTGGGTATTGTTTGGACGAGTTGAATCaggtttgaaaaagaaaaatatttctgtgAGAGGTCGCCGGAGCCGGTACTATGGAGGTCCGGTTCGGGGTTTTTCCGGGTGTCATTTGGTCAAGAAATGGTTGTTTGTTAATGTTGGGTTGAAGAGGAACGTTTTGGTGTCAAAATCACGAAGTTTCGGTGTTGTTTTTATGTTGGTTTCAAGTTCCCGACGAGGCGCCGGCGGTCATCTTCCCCGGCGAGGGGCTGACCAGTCAACCTTTGTTGACTGGTCAGCGTTGACATGGCACGCCACGTAGGTGGCCATGTCGGCAAGATGGGGCTGGCTCTCAGGAATAATAAACGGCCAGATCGGATTGCCGTGGCGTAGCCACGTGTCATGATCCGGCCATTTCAaagattaataataaaaaaatgatttcaagaaaattaaaaaaaatgaattttagaaataataaaaagttgatCAGACGGTTGTAATTGTGCCAAGTGGCACTCTGAGGACCGTTCGATCGGTCTTTAATTTCTGTTTTATTTTAATCAGAAGATTGGACGCACTAGGAGAGGCCACGTGGCACATCCTAGAGCGTTTGATGGGGTATTTTGTTGATTAt is a window from the Rhodamnia argentea isolate NSW1041297 chromosome 8, ASM2092103v1, whole genome shotgun sequence genome containing:
- the LOC115755840 gene encoding uncharacterized protein LOC115755840, which encodes MINKGPEVFANCNKGELYAVEYAIKVAAGDEKTKKKSKDDKIKERVLEKLRATEVVSVSPEAVERVCALEPLHRLKQLLVDIFPILSPAAASCMVDDAANEVEALSSSSSPSSKL